In Luteolibacter arcticus, one genomic interval encodes:
- a CDS encoding NPCBM/NEW2 domain-containing protein codes for MKLRKSSFARHVLLISLSLLPFPLVATPQEEIATQVPAARAILDAWQAKNPERAERKLQIVLWTPADREPAPRHRERLSAALFDIRDFYAGEMKRLGFGPRTLRFDHAADGLINIHLVRGRGPHADYKRDSGNAIRSECQPQLRAAGIDPDRETIVIFCNMATWDPKQSTISQNSPYYAGGSHRNGTAWQVDSPILDLALLEKKEPLVQDGDYGKISVGRYNSIFIGGICHELGHALGLPHCREREDENKHFGTSLMGSGNRSYREDRRDEGKGSFLPLADGLRLASHPVFCGSVKGIDLPATAIPADLAIRREGEGFVFSGTVTADPPVYGVVAYMDPEGGGDYDATSTSAVPDAEGRFALDCQALASGKKAELRVVFLQANGVASGFLNPTPFRYPYSVDCDGSADISLIKSRLTLAPVADALKQNNKALAKTLLARPALRNDAKLLAIAKRLIESDEVRRPPSQTIRSLALSDLPPANAKVGYGKATRDRLPEDSPLLISGGKLFTHGFYAHAPARHEWQLDGSWKSLEGFAGIADGKDGSVRFTVEVDGRQQWQSPVIGSGKLELFRIDLTGAKSLVLLTDEAEGGRDNDWGLWLDPVISR; via the coding sequence ATGAAGCTCCGGAAAAGTTCATTCGCCCGCCACGTCCTTCTCATCTCCTTGTCTCTGCTCCCCTTCCCGCTTGTCGCCACGCCGCAGGAAGAGATCGCCACCCAAGTCCCCGCCGCCCGCGCCATCCTCGATGCGTGGCAGGCCAAGAACCCCGAGCGCGCCGAACGGAAACTCCAAATCGTCCTCTGGACCCCCGCCGACCGCGAACCGGCACCGCGCCACCGCGAACGCCTCAGCGCCGCCTTGTTCGATATCCGCGATTTCTACGCCGGTGAAATGAAGCGCCTCGGCTTCGGCCCGCGCACGCTGCGCTTCGACCACGCCGCCGATGGCTTGATCAATATCCACCTCGTCCGCGGTCGCGGTCCGCATGCCGACTACAAGCGCGACAGCGGCAATGCCATCCGCAGCGAATGCCAGCCCCAGCTCCGCGCCGCGGGCATCGATCCCGACCGGGAGACGATCGTCATCTTCTGCAACATGGCCACCTGGGATCCAAAACAATCGACCATCTCCCAAAACAGCCCCTACTACGCTGGCGGCTCCCATCGGAATGGCACCGCGTGGCAGGTGGACTCGCCAATCCTCGATCTCGCCTTGTTAGAAAAGAAGGAACCGCTCGTCCAGGACGGCGATTACGGGAAAATCTCCGTCGGCCGCTACAACTCCATCTTCATCGGCGGCATCTGCCATGAGCTCGGCCACGCGCTCGGGCTCCCCCATTGCCGCGAGCGGGAGGATGAAAACAAGCACTTCGGCACCTCGCTCATGGGCAGCGGCAACCGCTCCTACCGCGAGGATCGGCGGGACGAGGGCAAGGGTTCCTTCCTCCCCTTGGCCGATGGTCTCCGCCTTGCCTCCCACCCCGTCTTCTGCGGCTCGGTCAAAGGCATCGACCTTCCCGCCACCGCCATCCCCGCTGACCTCGCGATCCGCCGTGAGGGCGAGGGCTTCGTCTTCTCCGGAACCGTCACCGCGGATCCCCCGGTCTATGGCGTCGTCGCCTACATGGATCCCGAGGGCGGCGGCGATTACGATGCGACCTCCACCTCCGCCGTGCCGGATGCCGAGGGCCGCTTTGCCCTCGACTGCCAAGCCCTCGCCTCCGGGAAAAAGGCGGAGCTACGCGTCGTCTTCCTTCAGGCCAATGGCGTCGCCTCCGGCTTCCTCAACCCCACTCCGTTCCGCTATCCCTACTCGGTGGACTGCGACGGAAGCGCGGACATTTCCCTCATCAAGTCCCGCCTCACCCTCGCTCCGGTGGCCGATGCCCTGAAGCAGAACAACAAGGCCCTCGCCAAAACCCTGCTCGCCCGCCCCGCGCTCCGCAACGATGCCAAACTCCTGGCCATCGCCAAGCGGCTCATCGAGTCCGATGAAGTCCGTCGCCCGCCTTCCCAGACCATCCGCTCGCTGGCGCTTTCCGATCTCCCGCCCGCAAACGCCAAGGTCGGCTACGGGAAAGCGACACGCGACCGTCTCCCGGAAGACTCCCCCCTGCTGATCAGCGGCGGAAAACTCTTCACCCACGGCTTCTACGCCCACGCTCCCGCCCGCCACGAGTGGCAGCTCGATGGCTCCTGGAAATCGCTCGAAGGATTCGCCGGCATCGCCGACGGCAAGGACGGCAGCGTCCGCTTCACCGTAGAAGTGGACGGCCGCCAACAGTGGCAATCCCCCGTCATCGGGTCCGGCAAGCTCGAACTTTTCCGCATCGACCTCACCGGCGCGAAGTCGCTCGTCCTCCTCACCGACGAAGCCGAAGGCGGCCGCGACAACGATTGGGGCCTTTGGCTTGATCCGGTGATCTCGCGGTGA
- a CDS encoding ThuA domain-containing protein, whose product MKSKALFLLAITASLAANAIAADAKKLVIIAGKPSHPAGMHEFHAGALLLQKCLADVQGLEVSVHPNHWVSDESVLETADAVVVYADGGNGHPILEKPGRKEKIAKLIERGGGLMLMHYAVQCADHGKDQGESGEVFRDWVGGAYEAGFSCNPIWEADIKKYPDHPICSGLKPFKIADEWYFSIRFREGNEGVKSVLVATPTDETRDGPYVHPKGPYPHIQDKKGEAETMMWCVERKDGGRGVGFTGGHFHKNWGDDEFRKVVLNAMLWVSRVEVPKSGVASKVRAEELGANLDKK is encoded by the coding sequence ATGAAATCCAAAGCCCTGTTCCTCCTCGCCATCACCGCCAGCCTTGCCGCCAACGCCATCGCCGCGGATGCCAAGAAGCTGGTCATCATCGCCGGCAAGCCGAGCCATCCTGCAGGCATGCACGAGTTCCACGCTGGTGCCTTGCTGCTCCAGAAGTGCCTCGCCGATGTGCAGGGGCTGGAAGTTTCCGTGCATCCGAACCACTGGGTGTCGGATGAAAGCGTGTTGGAAACCGCCGATGCGGTGGTCGTCTACGCCGATGGCGGCAACGGTCATCCAATCCTCGAAAAGCCCGGCCGGAAGGAGAAGATCGCCAAGCTGATCGAGCGCGGCGGCGGCTTGATGCTGATGCACTACGCCGTGCAGTGCGCCGATCACGGCAAGGACCAGGGCGAATCCGGCGAGGTCTTCCGCGACTGGGTCGGCGGCGCGTATGAAGCCGGCTTTTCCTGCAACCCGATCTGGGAAGCGGACATCAAGAAGTACCCCGACCACCCGATCTGCAGCGGGTTGAAGCCGTTCAAGATCGCCGACGAGTGGTACTTCTCGATCCGTTTCCGCGAGGGAAACGAGGGCGTGAAATCCGTACTCGTCGCGACGCCGACCGATGAGACCCGCGACGGTCCCTACGTTCATCCCAAGGGCCCGTATCCGCATATCCAAGATAAGAAGGGCGAGGCGGAGACCATGATGTGGTGCGTCGAGCGCAAGGACGGCGGCCGCGGCGTCGGCTTCACCGGCGGCCACTTTCACAAGAACTGGGGTGACGATGAGTTCCGCAAGGTGGTGCTGAACGCGATGCTCTGGGTGTCGAGGGTCGAGGTTCCGAAGAGCGGTGTCGCCTCCAAGGTCCGTGCCGAAGAACTCGGCGCGAATCTGGACAAAAAATAG
- a CDS encoding RNA polymerase sigma factor, producing the protein MRTDDANLLGLFARERDESAFSELARRHGDLIFHTALRRTGNHAMAEDVSQQVLCALARKAAQLALTTGESGLAPWLHRATIFEASKALRAESSRQRRKELQHPDSMPATGPETSTWEEAMPHLDPALDTLGESDRGVLILHFFRRLSFREIATSTGKSADAVQKQSSRALEKLSRLLRSRGVILPAAVLAAGLTAESAKAAPATLVATLAGHAVSTTAILPLNPLLLMLTTKTKVLVPVVVIACAIPLGLQQAAISSGKRDLAGLTQHPTHSTATADAMAARKRLSRPPALDVGLSPNRDWQTLMEECFRSKTSTEFDAFNAKLGRIPPADLSRLIKEVTDSETPGMTKALFLGNLGRTLAETDPEAACKLIMDAFKGSPSFARLFNHANGEFLIKQWARRDPAAAQTWIESMKRDLKNGDWVPDAGVGKFQLPVFEQRLRDDPESARAWLGSQPPEARLELMRMVLSSHEVWLGEPNPAEAAAYLQYARETATPDAPPHTMLTRLTGQLMRHKRFPDVKSWFSSGQLAAEEKQVVAAAVARLSAKDSRQAPAIEDWLRTTMPKDADRLLQQAHDNLEK; encoded by the coding sequence ATGAGAACCGACGACGCCAACCTTTTGGGACTGTTCGCCCGCGAGCGGGATGAGTCCGCTTTCTCGGAGCTGGCGCGGCGTCACGGCGATCTCATTTTCCACACCGCGCTGCGCCGCACCGGCAACCATGCCATGGCGGAGGATGTGTCCCAGCAGGTGCTTTGCGCGCTGGCCCGCAAGGCCGCCCAACTCGCGCTCACCACCGGGGAGAGCGGTCTGGCTCCCTGGCTGCACCGCGCGACGATCTTCGAGGCATCAAAAGCCCTGCGCGCGGAGTCCTCCCGGCAGCGTCGCAAAGAACTCCAGCATCCCGACTCCATGCCTGCCACCGGTCCCGAAACCAGCACTTGGGAGGAGGCGATGCCCCATCTCGATCCCGCGCTCGACACTCTGGGGGAAAGCGACCGCGGGGTGCTGATCCTCCATTTCTTCCGCCGCCTGTCCTTCCGCGAGATCGCAACCAGCACGGGCAAATCCGCGGATGCCGTGCAGAAGCAATCCTCGCGTGCTCTGGAAAAGCTTTCCCGGCTCCTCCGCTCGCGCGGGGTGATCCTTCCGGCCGCCGTTCTCGCGGCCGGACTCACGGCGGAGTCAGCCAAGGCGGCCCCGGCCACGCTCGTCGCGACCTTGGCCGGCCACGCCGTTTCCACCACCGCCATCCTCCCGCTCAACCCGCTTCTCCTGATGCTCACCACTAAAACCAAAGTCCTCGTGCCGGTCGTCGTGATCGCGTGCGCGATCCCGCTCGGCTTGCAGCAGGCCGCCATTTCCAGCGGCAAGCGAGATCTCGCCGGGTTGACACAACATCCGACCCACTCCACGGCTACCGCGGATGCCATGGCAGCCCGCAAGCGCCTTTCCCGCCCGCCGGCATTGGACGTAGGTTTGTCCCCCAATCGCGACTGGCAAACGCTGATGGAGGAATGCTTCAGATCGAAGACCTCGACGGAGTTTGACGCATTCAACGCGAAGCTGGGACGCATCCCGCCGGCCGATCTCTCCCGTCTGATAAAGGAGGTGACAGACTCCGAGACTCCCGGGATGACAAAAGCCCTGTTCCTGGGGAACCTCGGCCGGACGCTCGCGGAAACCGATCCGGAGGCGGCCTGTAAGTTGATCATGGATGCCTTCAAGGGGTCTCCGTCATTCGCGCGACTTTTCAACCACGCGAACGGCGAGTTTCTGATCAAGCAGTGGGCCCGGCGGGATCCGGCCGCGGCCCAAACGTGGATCGAGAGTATGAAGCGGGACTTGAAGAATGGGGATTGGGTGCCGGACGCGGGGGTCGGGAAGTTCCAACTCCCGGTCTTCGAGCAGCGTCTCCGGGATGATCCCGAGTCCGCGCGCGCCTGGCTGGGCAGCCAACCCCCGGAGGCAAGATTGGAGCTGATGCGCATGGTGCTTTCCTCCCACGAAGTTTGGCTAGGTGAGCCCAATCCCGCGGAAGCCGCGGCCTATCTCCAGTATGCCAGGGAGACTGCAACTCCCGATGCCCCGCCACATACGATGTTGACCCGCCTGACGGGGCAGTTGATGCGCCATAAGCGGTTTCCGGATGTGAAGTCGTGGTTTTCAAGCGGGCAGCTCGCAGCCGAGGAGAAGCAGGTCGTCGCCGCCGCGGTGGCGCGCCTTTCCGCCAAGGACTCCAGGCAAGCGCCGGCTATTGAGGACTGGCTTCGGACGACCATGCCGAAGGACGCGGATCGTCTCCTACAGCAAGCACACGACAACCTTGAGAAATAG
- a CDS encoding RNA polymerase sigma factor: protein MFFAAWAKGDGESAVDYAETEPADLNERKSALRAAFGSYASANEGGAIQRAKSVAINRPADIFRGRRKIFCPESEATGCSLLNPMRTDDANLLGLFARERDESAFSELARRHGGLIFHTALRRTGNHAMAEDVSQQVLCALARKAAQLALTTAGC from the coding sequence GTGTTCTTCGCGGCGTGGGCGAAAGGCGATGGTGAGAGTGCGGTGGATTATGCGGAAACGGAACCGGCCGACTTGAACGAGCGGAAGTCGGCGTTGCGCGCCGCCTTCGGGTCGTATGCTTCGGCCAACGAGGGAGGCGCAATCCAGCGGGCGAAGTCGGTCGCCATCAACCGTCCGGCCGACATTTTTCGCGGACGTCGAAAAATATTTTGTCCGGAATCCGAGGCGACCGGGTGTTCCTTGTTGAACCCGATGAGAACCGACGACGCCAACCTTTTGGGACTGTTCGCCCGCGAGCGGGATGAGTCCGCTTTCTCGGAGCTGGCGCGTCGTCACGGCGGTCTCATTTTCCACACCGCGCTGCGCCGCACCGGCAACCATGCCATGGCGGAGGATGTGTCCCAGCAGGTGCTTTGCGCGCTGGCCCGCAAGGCCGCCCAACTCGCGCTCACCACCGCGGGGTGCTGA